The DNA window TTTTCCTAAATTAGAAATGCAGTCAAGCAACTATTAGTATGTAGGTAGAAGTACCTGAAAAATAAGGCCAGCTGTTCCACTCCACTTTGGCCTAAGTGGCCTACTGAATTCAATACCAGCTGCTACACGGCCAATGGTAAGACTGCTATTGCCGGGTTGATTACCATGCACAAGATTTCCAGGGGTTCTCGAATTCTAGTGCAGACAGAATTATTTCAGGCGTACAATCATTCCTATCACCAAGAGTAATTAGGAATAAGAAATGAAAAAGCAGTTACCTGAACCAAAATAGTTCTAGACGTCCTCTTGTCATCGCCTTGAATCCACGGGTCTGTATAGTTAATGCGAAAAATAGAGTCAATTTGACCTCTTTCCAAGGAAATATTAAGTTTCTGATTTCTTCCAAACACATTCCTATGAGAATATGTGAAGCTGCAACAGAAATAGAAGTgaatgaataattttaaaaaattaatataccaTACAAAACGAGAAGGATTCAACAAAATGTGAGCATGTAAGCAACAAGGTGATGTATAAAGGGAAGTACCTTCCAATAAGTCCTGATAGGGGGCCACTTGTAATCCTAGAAATttccaaaaaatcaaaataagatGTTTTTCATTTACAGGATATATAGCTCGAGTGCACACGTAAATAACATGAAATAACATTGCCACCAGTGCCGCATCAGTTAGCATCACTTACCCACTAGATATTCCACCACCAGCGGAGAAACCTCCACTTTGGCGTTCAACAACATTCATTACCAAATCAACTTTAGCAGTATCTAAACATAGGGAGATAAATATTTAATTCGAAACAAGGTTAAAAATTATCTATGTAAGACAACTCAAATGAATAAGATTTGTCTCACCCCCAGCAGGTTGTGGAATGATGCTAACATCTTCCATGATTCCCATGGTTAACACTGTATCTACGTCTCTTTTCCCTTGGAGCATGCTGTATACCTAAAATGACAGCTACACGAATTAGCTCTGCAAATCACTAGTGAAAATACATGTTCACAAATAAACCATTTCAAAAGCAAGTCAAATCTTGTGAAAAGAAATTGTGATGAACAATTACGGAAGTAGTCTTCCAGATAGTTAAGAGGATCATTAGTATAAGAGCCGAGACACATCTTAAAGTGAGAATGGGGCTTGGACTAATTACCTGTCCCTTCTTAGTTGTAAGTTGTCTAAGTATGGTTTCAGGTTTTGTCTTCCCTTTAGTTGGTTCACCACTGAAGATAGCAACACAACACATGTCAATAATGAGTCTTACTTAATGCCTGACTTTAACTTTGTTATAGCCTTGAAAAAGACAGTCAGAAAGCATGCATAATACAGCGCAAACTCTTACGTTTTCCGGTCGAGGAAACGTATGGAAATGTTATTCACCTCAGCTTCTGCAACTTGTAACCTTAAAATACCCCCAGAAAGAATCTCAACTCCTGAAACCTACATAAACAGGCTAATGATATAGAATCTTCATCTAGCTAAATGTCTAAACTAACTAAAACTAAAATGAAACATGAAATACTAACCAAGCCAAAAAGACCACGCTCCATGTACCAGCCATTAATAGAACCTATGACATCATCCAAATGCCTAAGATTAACCACTTTTCCTGCACAGcttgacaaaaaaaatcaacaccAAAGGAGATTACCTATTAGACatacttcaaaaaaaaaaaaaaccaggcCTGAAAAAATTCAGCCTAAGTAACAATCACTGAAAAAAATTCCTACCATATCCATCGCGAAAAGCATCCTTTAGAAACTTCGTCGGAAGGACACTAGCTCCTTCACATACAAGTCCATGAAACTCTTGATTTGGTTCTACCTTATGCCACAACACAGCTTTACATTAAAATCATTCACTAATTTCAAGTTGCACATATagtaaataaaacattttactGCATTGCAAGTTGCAACAACTGAAAAATTCACCTGAAACACCAGGCGTATACCGTCGCGAGTGTCGACAGCAACAGGCATACAAGAGCAAAAATATCCACTATCAATAATCCTGTGCACATCCTCTTGTACTTCTCGAACAGTTAGGGCTGAGTTGGCACGGCAGGCTTTCAATGCAGCTACTGCCTCTACTTCCAAGTCCTTCCTCTCCAGCTCCTCTCCGTCTTTGTTCCGCACCAGTACTTCACTTATCAAAACACGCTCCTCATCATTTCTACTTGCGGACAGACCGCTGACGCCTTTCGATTGAGTCACTGCCGTTTCTGACTCGGTAGGTTGAGACAAAGACAGTGACGCAGCGCAGAGGATTGGCGAATTTGTACGTGACTCGGAGGTAAATGAGTCTCTGGACCGAGGAAGTGATAGCGAAGCTGAACAAAGAAGCGGTAAGGTGAGTTTCCGATGAGGTGAGCTCCGTTTTAGTTTAGAGCGAGTTATGAGTGAGTCGATGAAGTTAGTGAATGAGAGTTTAGTTGTATTCAATTGAGAAGCTAGGGTTTGTGAGAGTAAAGGAGGAAGAAATCGATGTGGCGGTTGCTGTTGTTGCTGGTCGTGAAGTGGAGGAAGAGCTGGAATTTTCAAGGAAGACGAAGTGAAGCGAACGCTGTCGTTTCGAGACATACTTAACTGTTGATTCACGTAattgaaagataaaatttacttattatacaaacatttgggttttgccggaggaggaggaggaggaggagttAAACCCTAGGCCGGTGAGCAGCTCCGTCAGCTAGCAAAGCAACGAACTGCGACTGACGGTTAAGAAATAGAAATTGATTACAGTAGTACCCATTTGTGTTTGGCGAATGGATATGTGGATAGTTCGAAGTCCAAGCCCATTTCCCTTTAGCAGAACGGGTTGTAAAAGCAGATCATGGGTTGGTTTTTAGTTATAGGCCGAGAGATTTTGCCCAACTCAGAGGTCCAAAGCAGActattttgaattgttttggttatttacttatttaattaactttGTTTCTATCTATACTGTGCTATATTAAATAGTTTTTAGTatctatcaaaaaaaaatagttatttagTTATTAAAGTTAGAGACAGTTAGAATTAAAC is part of the Mercurialis annua linkage group LG3, ddMerAnnu1.2, whole genome shotgun sequence genome and encodes:
- the LOC126673319 gene encoding outer envelope protein 80, chloroplastic isoform X1 is translated as MSRNDSVRFTSSSLKIPALPPLHDQQQQQPPHRFLPPLLSQTLASQLNTTKLSFTNFIDSLITRSKLKRSSPHRKLTLPLLCSASLSLPRSRDSFTSESRTNSPILCAASLSLSQPTESETAVTQSKGVSGLSASRNDEERVLISEVLVRNKDGEELERKDLEVEAVAALKACRANSALTVREVQEDVHRIIDSGYFCSCMPVAVDTRDGIRLVFQVEPNQEFHGLVCEGASVLPTKFLKDAFRDGYGKVVNLRHLDDVIGSINGWYMERGLFGLVSGVEILSGGILRLQVAEAEVNNISIRFLDRKTGEPTKGKTKPETILRQLTTKKGQVYSMLQGKRDVDTVLTMGIMEDVSIIPQPAGDTAKVDLVMNVVERQSGGFSAGGGISSGITSGPLSGLIGSFTYSHRNVFGRNQKLNISLERGQIDSIFRINYTDPWIQGDDKRTSRTILVQNSRTPGNLVHGNQPGNSSLTIGRVAAGIEFSRPLRPKWSGTAGLIFQHAGAHDEKGSPIIKDHYSSPLTASGKTHDYMFLAKCESVYTGSGDHGSSMQFVLNVEQGLPLLPEWLFFNRVNARARKGVEIGPALVLVSLSGGHVVGNFSPHEAFTIGGTNSVRGYEEGAVGSGRSYAVGSGEISFPVMGPVEGVVFADYGTDLGSGPTVPGDPAGARLKPGSGYGYGFGIRVDSPLGPLRLEYAFNDRHAKRFHFGVGHRS
- the LOC126673319 gene encoding outer envelope protein 80, chloroplastic isoform X2, with amino-acid sequence MSRNDSVRFTSSSLKIPALPPLHDQQQQQPPHRFLPPLLSQTLASQLNTTKLSFTNFIDSLITRSKLKRSSPHRKLTLPLLCSASLSLPRSRDSFTSESRTNSPILCAASLSLSQPTESETAVTQSKGVSGLSASRNDEERVLISEVLVRNKDGEELERKDLEVEAVAALKACRANSALTVREVQEDVHRIIDSGYFCSCMPVAVDTRDGIRLVFQVEPNQEFHGLVCEGASVLPTKFLKDAFRDGYGKVVNLRHLDDVIGSINGWYMERGLFGLVSGVEILSGGILRLQVAEAEVNNISIRFLDRKTGEPTKGKTKPETILRQLTTKKGQVYSMLQGKRDVDTVLTMGIMEDVSIIPQPAGDTAKVDLVMNVVERQSGGFSAGGGISSGITSGPLSGLIGSFTYSHRNVFGRNQKLNISLERGQIDSIFRINYTDPWIQGDDKRTSRTILVQNSRTPGNLVHGNQPGNSSLTIGRVAAGIEFSRPLRPKWSGTAGLIFQHAGAHDEKGSPIIKDHYSSPLTASGKTHDYMFLAKCESVYTGSGDHGSSMFVLNVEQGLPLLPEWLFFNRVNARARKGVEIGPALVLVSLSGGHVVGNFSPHEAFTIGGTNSVRGYEEGAVGSGRSYAVGSGEISFPVMGPVEGVVFADYGTDLGSGPTVPGDPAGARLKPGSGYGYGFGIRVDSPLGPLRLEYAFNDRHAKRFHFGVGHRS